A region from the Brassica napus cultivar Da-Ae chromosome C8, Da-Ae, whole genome shotgun sequence genome encodes:
- the LOC106449550 gene encoding peptidyl-prolyl cis-trans isomerase CYP28, chloroplastic, protein MASSSILIPPILSASISRRNLLLSTTIATVSPSPQIPSPDVTITDRVFLDFSLCPTYFRSDPSATLSSTTPCSDSTPLGRVVLGLYGRHVPLTVSTFKLMCTSSSTSYKNTPIHKIFPGQFFLAGRQGLRRDTAEVGPLNLPRNTDVVNSKSFLLPHARPGLVSLCLSENDDDDETRLDPEYRNVEFLITTGPGPCPQLDGGNIVFGTVLEGLDVVTSIAAVPTFKPSEKIRQFNDFAEFLGDERAQNARSLWNRPLKTVFISDCGELKVTKPSLSPSLP, encoded by the exons ATGGCATCATCATCCATTCTCATCCCTCCGATTCTCTCCGCTTCCATCAGCCGTCGCAACCTCCTCCTCTCCACCACAATCGCTACCGTATCCCCGTCCCCTCAGATTCCTTCCCCAGACGTAACAATCACCGATCGCGTCTTCCTCGATTTCTCCCTCTGTCCCACTTACTTCCGCTCCGATCCCTCCGCCACACTCTCCTCCACCACGCCTTGCTCCGACTCCACTCCTCTTGGCCGCGTCGTTCTCGGACTATACGGCCGTCATGTTCCTCTCACTGTCTCCACTTTCAAACTCATGTGCACTTCCTCCTCTACATCTTACAAAAACACTCCCATCCACAAAATCTTCCCCGGTCAGTTTTTCCTCGCCGGAAGACAAGGATTACGTCGAGACACGGCGGAGGTTGGTCCTCTTAATTTGCCTCGAAACACCGACGTCGTCAATTCCAAGTCGTTCCTCCTCCCTCACGCTCGTCCTGGACTCGTCTCTCTTTGCTTGTCTGAAAACGACGACGACGATGAAACCAGACTCGATCCGGAGTACAGAAATGTCGAGTTCTTGATCACTACAGGACCTGGTCCTTGTCCGCAGCTCGACGGTGGCAACATTGTCTTCGGAACTGTCCTTGAAG GGTTAGATGTGGTGACTAGTATAGCTGCAGTGCCAACGTTTAAGCCGTCGGAGAAGATTCGACAGTTCAACGATTTTGCAGAGTTTCTGGGAGATGAAAGAGCTCAGAACGCAAGATCATTGTGGAACAGACCTCTCAAGACGGTTTTCATTAGTGACTGTGGAGAGCTTAAGGTCACTAAGccttctctctctccatctctgcCTTAA
- the LOC125575078 gene encoding uncharacterized protein LOC125575078 produces the protein MSESMNHHRMSFTKKLKSTFSIAGCFRTTNHPQSLPEQPPSPTTPNETSTQSPIKTKSPRLTRTLSKSHEKCKNLIHRIGEGGHGKHIRRHTTDFHYDPSSYALNFDRGEEDQNVNRFPRYNFSSRLPRSPPSSTTATESSFTIHNLLR, from the coding sequence atgagcGAATCAATGAACCATCATCGCATGTCTTTTACAAAGAAACTCAAATCAACTTTTTCCATCGCCGGGTGTTTCCGAACGACCAACCATCCCCAAAGTCTCCCTGAACAACCACCATCTCCGACAACTCCAAATGAGACATCTACACAAAGCCCCATCAAGACCAAATCTCCTAGACTCACTCGAACCTTGTCCAAATCACACGAAAAATGCAAAAATCTGATCCACCGGATCGGGGAAGGCGGACACGGTAAGCACATTAGACGCCACACGACTGATTTTCATTATGATCCGTCGAGCTATGCGCTTAACTTTGACAGGGGAGAAGAGGATCAAAATGTTAATCGTTTTCCACGTTACAATTTCTCCTCTAGGCTGCCTCGTTCACCGCCTTCCTCCACCACGGCGACAGAATCGTCGTTCACTATTCATAACCTTTTGCGGTGA
- the LOC106449539 gene encoding heparanase-like protein 3, translated as MGCRQLSMIVLFLWVFQFPDKTVVSSAVEEKGTVFVYGRAAVGTVDEDFICATLDWWPPQKCDYGTCAWDHASILNLDLNNTIFQNAIREFAPLKIRIGGTLQDLVIYETPDQKQPCLPFTQNTSLLFGYTQGCLPMRRWNQLNDFFSKTGAKVIFGLNALSGRSIQSNGEAVGAWDYTNAESFIRYIVQNNHTVDGWELGNELCGSGVGTRVAASQYATDTIALRNIVNRVYRDGSPMPLVIGPGGFFDAAWFTEYLNKAENSLNATTRHIYNLGPGVDQHLIEKILNPSYLDQEAITFRSLKNIINNSSTKAVAWVGEAGGAYNSGRNLVSNAFVYSFWYLDQLGMASVYDTKTYCRQSLIGGNYGLLNTTNFTPNPDYYSALIWRRLMGRKALFTSFSGTKKIRSYTHCARQSKGITVLLMNLDNTTTVVANVELNNTYKLRHRKTSQKIARTSQMPWVSDGETQREEYHLTAKDGNLHSQTMLLNGHALQVNSIGDIPPLEPIHVNSTDPITIAPYSIVFVHMPNVVVPACA; from the exons ATGGGTTGTCGTCAATTATCGATGATAGTTTTATTCCTTTGGGTGTTCCAGTTTCCGGACAAGACCGTCGTAAGCTCGGCCGTAGAAGAGAAAGGAACGGTGTTTGTGTACGGAAGAGCGGCCGTGGGAACAGTAGACGAAGACTTCATCTGCGCCACTTTGGATTGGTGGCCACCTCAGAAATGTGACTACGGAACTTGTGCTTGGGACCATGCTTCGATTCTTAACctg GACCTGAATAACACTATTTTTCAGAATGCAATCAGAG aaTTTGCTCCATTGAAAATAAGAATAGGAGGAACATTACAAGACTTGGTGATATATGAGACACCAGATCAGAAACAGCCTTGTCTTCCTTTCACCCAAAACACTTCCCTTCTCTTTGGCTACACACAAGGATGTCTGCCCATGCGCCGATGGAACCAGCTTAATGACTTCTTTAGCAAAACCGG AGCTAAAGTCATCTTCGGGCTGAATGCACTCTCTGGTCGGAGCATACAATCTAATGGCGAAGCCGTCGGAGCCTGGGATTACACCAATGCTGAATCATTCATCCGATATATAGTACAGAACAACCACACGGTCGATGGTTGGGAGCTCG GAAATGAGCTGTGTGGAAGTGGTGTTGGTACAAGAGTTGCAGCAAGTCAGTATGCTACGGACACCATAGCTCTGCGAAACATTGTGAACCGGGTTTATAGGGATGGGAGTCCCATGCCACTGGTGATAGGTCCTGGTGGTTTCTTTGACGCTGCTTGGTTCACAGAATACTTGAACAAAGCTGAAAATTCTCTCAATGCAACTACTCGTCACATCTACAATCTCGGTCCAG GGGTGGACCAGCATCTGATAGAAAAGATTCTAAACCCTTCGTACCTGGACCAAGAGGCAATAACGTTTCGCAGCCTAAAGAACATAATCAACAACTCCTCAACAAAGGCTGTGGCATGGGTTGGTGAGGCTGGTGGCGCTTACAATAGCGGTCGTAATCTTGTCTCTAATGCTTTCGTTTATAGTTTCTG GTACCTGGACCAGCTTGGTATGGCATCAGTTTATGATACAAAAACTTATTGTAGACAGTCTCTGATCGGAGGAAACTATGGCCTGCTAAATACTACTAATTTCACTCCTAACCCTGACTATTACAG TGCTCTGATCTGGCGACGACTTATGGGAAGAAAGGCATTGTTCACAAGCTTTTCCGGAACCAAAAAGATACGTTCATACACCCATTGTGCAAGACAATCG AAAGGGATCACAGTTTTACTGATGAACCTTGACAACACTACAACAGTTGTGGCGAACGTAGAGCTAAATAACACTTACAAACTAAGACACAGGAAGACGTCTCAGAAAATAGCAAGGACTTCCCAGATGCCTTGGGTCTCTGATGGTGAAACCCAAAGAGAAGAGTACCATTTGACAGCAAAGGACGGAAATTTACACAGCCAGACTATGCTACTCAACGGTCATGCACTGCAGGTTAACTCGATAGGTGACATACCTCCACTGGAACCGATACATGTAAACTCAACAGATCCAATAACAATAGCTCCATATTCTATTGTGTTTGTGCATATGCCCAACGTTGTTGTACCTGCATGTGCTTAG
- the LOC106390905 gene encoding bifunctional purple acid phosphatase 26 codes for MEIRHLLLVVSVLLSSVLHGEGGITSSYVRSEWPAVDIPLDHKVFKVPKGYNAPQQVHITQGDYDGKAVIISWVTPDEPGSSTVHYGAVQGEYDFVAKGTYSNYTFYKYKSGYTHHCLVSGLEYNTKYYYKIESGESSREFWFVTPPHVHPDASYKFGIIGDLGQTFNSLSTLEHYMRSGAQAVLFLGDLSYADRYQYNDVGVRWDTWGRFVEPSTAYQPWLWSAGNHEVDYMPYMGEVTPFKNYLERYTTPYLASKSSNPLWYSVRRASAHIIVLSSYSPFVKYTPQWRWLDEEFKRVDREKTPWLIVLMHSPIYNSNEAHFKEGESMRAAFEEWFVEYRVDVVFAGHVHAYERSYRVSNVRYNVSSGDRFPVPDTSAPVYITVGDGGNQEGLAGRFMEPQPDYSAFREASYGHSTLDIKNRTHAIYHWNRNDDGKKVATDEFVLYNQYWGKNIRRRKLKKHYIKSVVVDWIAS; via the exons ATGGAGATTCGTCATTTGCTGCTGGTAGTCTCTGTGTTGTTGAGCTCAGTTTTACATGGAGAAGGTGGGATCACAAGTAGCTATGTCCGCTCCGAATGGCCCGCCGTCGATATTCCACTCGACCACAAAGTTTTCAAAGTCCCTAAAGGCTACAACGCTCCTCAACAA gtACATATAACTCAAGGTGATTATGATGGAAAGGCTGTTATCATCTCTTGGGTGACTCCTGATGAGCCTGGCTCCAGCACGGTCCATTACGGCGCCGTCCAGGGCGAATACGACTTTGTGGCTAAAGGCACTTACTCTAACTACACTTTCTACAAATACAAGTCTGGCTACACCCATCACTGCCTAGTCTCTGGCCTTGAG TATAATACAAAGTACTATTACAAGATTGAAAGTGGTGAATCTTCTAGGGAGTTTTGGTTCGTTACACCACCACATGTACATCCAGATGCATCTTACAAGTTTGGTATCATAG GCGACCTGGGACAAACATTCAACTCCTTGTCCACACTGGAACACTACATGCGGAGTGGAGCTCAAGCTGTCTTATTCCTTGGAGATCTCTCTTACGCTGACAGATATCAATATAACGATGTTGGTGTCAGATgggatacttggggccgtttcGTGGAGCCCAGTACCGCTTATCAGCCCTGGCTCTGGTCTGCAGGCAACCACGAAGTCGATTACATGCCATACATG GGGGAAGTGACACCTTTCAAGAATTACCTTGAGCGTTACACTACGCCATACTTGGCTTCAAAAAGTAGCAATCCTCTCTGGTATTCCGTTAGGCGTGCCTCCGCTCATATCATTGTCCTCTCCAGTTATTCTCCTTTTG TGAAGTATACCCCTCAATGGAGATGGCTTGATGAAGAGTTCAAAAGAGTTGACAGGGAGAAAACTCCTTGGCTAATTGTTCTGATGCATTCCCCGATTTACAACAGTAATGAAGCACACTTCAAGGAGGGTGAAAGCATGCGAGCAGCTTTTGAGGAATGGTTTGTCGAATACAGAGTTGATGTAGTCTTTGCTGGACATGTTCATGCCTACGAGAGATCG TACCGAGTATCAAATGTACGGTATAATGTGTCAAGTGGAGACCGCTTCCCAGTTCCAGATACGTCAGCTCCTGTTTATATCACAGTTGGAGACGGAGGAAATCAAGAAGGTCTTGCGGGAAG GTTTATGGAACCACAGCCAGATTATTCTGCATTTAGAGAAGCTAGCTACGGACACTCCACTCTGGACATAAAAAACCGAACACATGCGATATACCACTGGAACCGCAATGATGATGGGAAGAAAGTAGCAACAGATGAGTTTGTGCTATACAACCAGTACTG GGGAAAGAACATTAGACGGAGAAAGCTGAAGAAGCATTATATCAAGAGTGTCGTGGTTGACTGGATTGCCAGTTGA